One Candidatus Binatia bacterium genomic window carries:
- a CDS encoding glutaminyl-peptide cyclotransferase produces the protein MRAEIVATYPHDPAAFTQGLLLHDGKLYESTGLVGRSSLREVELVTGRVLRRIDVPKPYFAEGIAIVDQRLFQLTWQNHVAFVYDADTFAERERFAYPTEGWGLCFDGRNLVMSDGSHKLFVRDPRNFDASGVILVTEQNRPVQNLNELECVGTNVYANVWETDDIVRIDRQSGRVTARIRLPDLLGAAERRKADVLNGIAYDPDSDTFLVTGKFWPKVFRVRFVPAGSEAK, from the coding sequence ATGCGGGCGGAAATCGTCGCCACCTATCCGCACGATCCGGCCGCATTCACGCAGGGACTCCTCCTGCACGACGGCAAGCTCTACGAGAGTACCGGACTTGTCGGACGTTCCAGTCTGCGCGAGGTCGAGCTGGTCACCGGGCGAGTCCTCAGGCGCATCGACGTGCCGAAGCCTTACTTTGCCGAGGGCATCGCCATCGTCGACCAACGGCTCTTTCAGTTAACCTGGCAGAACCACGTCGCCTTCGTCTACGACGCCGACACGTTCGCCGAGCGCGAACGGTTCGCGTATCCGACCGAAGGCTGGGGTCTGTGTTTCGACGGCCGGAACCTGGTCATGAGCGACGGCAGCCACAAGCTGTTCGTCCGCGATCCGCGTAATTTCGACGCCAGCGGCGTCATCCTCGTCACCGAGCAGAACCGGCCGGTGCAGAATCTCAACGAACTCGAATGCGTCGGCACCAACGTCTATGCCAACGTCTGGGAAACCGACGACATCGTCCGCATCGACCGGCAAAGTGGGCGGGTCACGGCGCGCATCCGCCTGCCCGATCTGCTCGGCGCCGCCGAGCGCCGCAAGGCCGATGTCCTGAACGGCATCGCTTACGATCCCGACTCCGATACATTCCTCGTCACCGGCAAGTTCTGGCCGAAGGTCTTTCGCGTACGCTTCGTTCCCGCAGGGTCAGAGGCGAAGTGA
- a CDS encoding acyl-CoA thioesterase, whose protein sequence is MTETRFIEVARYRVICGDCDPMRIMYNGTYLRLFEIGWTELLRVMGTPLAEFVAQGRYLAVVDVQCRYLRPARYDDVVVIRAAMPGVSAARLEIQYELVREDGEMLAGGRTVHAIVDDDGRPHRIPEAVRAAARRFAAD, encoded by the coding sequence GTGACCGAGACCCGGTTTATCGAAGTGGCGCGCTATCGAGTCATCTGCGGCGACTGCGACCCGATGCGCATCATGTACAACGGAACATACCTGCGTCTGTTCGAGATCGGCTGGACGGAACTCCTGCGCGTCATGGGTACGCCTCTGGCGGAGTTCGTTGCCCAGGGCCGTTATCTGGCGGTCGTCGACGTCCAGTGCCGCTATCTCAGGCCGGCACGTTACGATGACGTGGTCGTCATTCGCGCTGCCATGCCCGGGGTCAGTGCGGCGCGTCTCGAGATCCAGTACGAGCTGGTTCGCGAAGACGGCGAAATGCTGGCCGGCGGCCGCACCGTACACGCCATCGTCGACGACGACGGACGCCCACACCGGATACCCGAGGCCGTCCGCGCCGCGGCCCGGCGGTTCGCCGCGGACTGA
- a CDS encoding type II toxin-antitoxin system Phd/YefM family antitoxin has translation MAIQATYTRARAELAKLCDAAARDNEVVIITRRGADDVALVSAAEFRSLQETAHLLRSPRNAERLLKALARARARGGRPRSVGSLRHEVGLDEKGD, from the coding sequence ATGGCGATTCAAGCGACATACACCCGGGCACGGGCGGAGCTGGCGAAGTTGTGCGATGCCGCGGCAAGAGACAACGAGGTGGTGATCATCACCCGTCGCGGGGCTGATGACGTCGCGCTCGTCTCTGCCGCGGAGTTCCGCAGCTTGCAGGAGACGGCGCATTTGTTGCGCTCACCCCGCAACGCCGAACGACTCCTGAAGGCTTTGGCGCGGGCCCGAGCCCGCGGGGGACGGCCGCGGTCGGTCGGCTCGCTACGGCACGAGGTCGGGCTTGACGAGAAAGGCGACTGA
- a CDS encoding Txe/YoeB family addiction module toxin, with translation MTRKATDRDAVFQPEFREDLRYWVENDRRVALRVLDLVEAVLRDPFRGIGKPEPLRHLAPNTWSRRVTQEHRLVYLVRADRIDFLQARYHY, from the coding sequence TTGACGAGAAAGGCGACTGACCGTGATGCGGTCTTCCAGCCCGAGTTCCGCGAAGACTTACGGTACTGGGTTGAGAACGACCGTCGCGTTGCCCTTCGCGTTCTCGATCTGGTCGAGGCGGTCTTGCGAGACCCGTTTCGCGGTATCGGCAAACCAGAACCGCTTCGCCATTTGGCGCCCAACACCTGGTCGCGCCGAGTCACGCAGGAGCATCGTCTGGTCTACCTGGTGCGCGCCGACCGAATCGATTTCCTGCAAGCTCGTTATCACTACTGA
- a CDS encoding AbrB/MazE/SpoVT family DNA-binding domain-containing protein → MVLAQSKVTAQGQISVPAEVRRKLGLGPGSVLEWDEDGERIVVRRAGRYSSEEIHRQLFVEAPKPRSLAELKEGIRRHMRKRHARS, encoded by the coding sequence ATGGTGCTCGCACAGTCGAAGGTGACCGCGCAGGGACAGATTTCGGTTCCCGCGGAGGTACGGCGGAAGCTGGGGCTCGGCCCCGGTTCCGTGTTGGAATGGGACGAGGACGGCGAAAGGATCGTGGTCCGCAGGGCAGGTCGATACAGCTCGGAGGAGATTCATCGGCAGTTGTTCGTCGAGGCTCCGAAACCGCGCAGCCTGGCTGAACTCAAAGAAGGAATTCGGCGCCACATGCGGAAGAGGCATGCGCGCAGTTGA
- a CDS encoding type II toxin-antitoxin system VapC family toxin, whose product MRAVDTNVLVRLIARDDPKQMTAAESFVAKGAWISHLVLAETLWVLESVYELDAEQRATAVDMLLNHRSLTLQDADVVTAALAHFRHKPSLGFSDCLVLEIARKAGHVPLGTFDRDLGKLDGAERP is encoded by the coding sequence ATGCGCGCAGTTGATACCAACGTCCTGGTGCGTCTCATCGCCCGCGACGATCCGAAGCAGATGACGGCGGCGGAGTCGTTCGTGGCGAAGGGTGCCTGGATATCGCATCTGGTTCTCGCCGAGACGCTGTGGGTCCTGGAGTCGGTTTACGAGCTCGACGCGGAACAGCGCGCCACCGCCGTCGACATGCTTCTGAATCATCGGAGTCTCACGCTCCAGGATGCGGACGTAGTCACGGCGGCGCTGGCGCACTTTCGACACAAGCCATCGCTTGGCTTTTCCGATTGCCTCGTTCTGGAGATTGCCCGGAAGGCGGGACATGTTCCCCTCGGAACCTTCGATCGTGATCTCGGGAAACTCGATGGCGCCGAGCGGCCATGA